GTAAACTGCTTTCGAGTTCATTACGATCGTATGGAAGGAGGACCTGTAGAACTTTCAAGAGATGATTGGGAAGCCCTACGAGTAAGGGGTGTCAGCGTTGGATCCACCAATGACGAAGGCGGAAACAATTTATACCATCCAATCACCACACTTGATAGATCGAGTTCTTCCAAAAGAATCTGTGCAACACCCATAAAGGATTTGTGATCCATTCGACCATAGTCTCCCCAGACAAttacctttaaaagaaaaaaaagatatctgAGTAGTACAATCACTTTCCGTTAATAATGAGAGAAAATTCTAAAATTCGCACTTTATGCATTGCGGCATATATAGtagtgtattatatactgtatactagaaGACAACCACCTGACAAGCCATGTGGAGGGGGCACAGAAACTCAAGCAGAACTATTATCCCCACCCTCTCCCAATATACAATAGACATATGCACTCCAGTTAATTTCCACAATTTCCTGTTGTTAAAAGACCTGTTAAGCAGGAGAATGGTGTAAATTTGTTGAGCATTGTGAGAATATTGGGTGGAGAAGAGCTGACTACTGCAACATTGCTGCAATGGCACGTAGTCAGGATCAGAAATATAGAGGCTAGCAATggagacaggcctggatttgtggagaggccaccaaggcccgggcctagggcagcaagattttagggggcggcatgaagcccaaccacatccacattggttcagaaacactggggaggcgcagGACCAGttctctggtcctgatgatgaaaatttgattgaattaaagggaggggacggggcgatgaacgacagcgggcctaggggcacctgctatgtaaatctggccctgaatggAGAGATGGATATTGATTTCAGCATCAGTTACATTAACACATAACTTCATAATCATTGAAACCTCTAATCCGTAAAGcaatgtatattgtaaattttctttaattatgcatACATTTTACACTTATGTTTACAacccaaatattacattttcattgtaacatagtaagttaggttgaaaaaaagacacacggccatcaagttcaacctttttactttttttaacttgcctatctgccagttgatccagaggaaggcaaaacaaacccatctgaagcctctccaatttgcctcagagggggaaaaattccttcctgactccaaaatggcaatcggactagtccctggatcaacttgtactatgagctatttcccataaccctgtattcccttacttgctaaaaagtaatccaaccccttcttaaagctatctaatgtatcaacctgtacaactggctgatacattagatagctttaagaaggggttgggtcgctttttagcaagtgaaggaatacagggttatggaagatagctcatagtacattTATAACAAATAGTTAGCTATTTAAAGAGCAGGGTGTCATTTTATTTCAGGCAGTGACGGATTCATGACGTGTGGggccctaggctacatccacacagaGAAATAAAGAATAACTCTTAATTTAGGGGGTAGTCCAGTTTGCCAGTCCATACAGGGCAACAGAAGCTCTAGGACTTTGCCACAGTTCCCAAAACACTATAGGAAAATTATTCAAGGAAATGTCCTGGAAGCTACTAAATATAAAAGTCAAAGAGTATCTTTATTTAATagacatagtaaaaaaaatggtacatactgatcCTCCAATGATCCACTCAGTGGCTTCCGGGACATTTCCttgaataaatatatatccacACAGAGCCCCTATTTATTAAGGTGAGCAGCAGTTTAATCAAATATACAGGTGttgattaaacatttttttaaattttacctgAAGGACCTTCCCATGTGGACTTTCTTCAAAAGCCAAGTTCTGTTGGTAAAGAGGGTCCAGGGTTTTCCGTGCAATTCTTGTCTTTTTCTTGGCTACACACGCTCCATTTTCTAAAAGATATACCTTTACATAAGGAGCtgaaataaaaggtaaaaataagataagaaaataagaTTTGTTTAAATGGATTTGCTACAGTTTGCTACAGTTATTACTATACTGCATATTGCCCTTTTCACTCTCCACGATGGCTCTATGACTCACTGGAATAAAATGATGGCTCTGATGCAATCCATAAATTatgaaaactaaaatgtaatggCAGTGCCACTGCTAGGTGATAGCTAAAGCTCTAAGGATCATAGGGACACCCAAATGATCTACAGGTAACTGGGCTGTATAAGCTGCAAGAATAAAACTGCATGATGGGAGATACAAGCAATAATAAAAGAAGCTCTATTTCGAACTAAGAAAGCTGGGCACTTGAAATGCTGCTCTAGTGTCTAGTCCTTAACCTCTCTCACTTGTACAAAAATAATGGTATTTATCAGTTGTTAAACTATATGTATAGTCAGAGACGTTCAgatggaagcaattttgggtcgCCAAAAATATATCGAACAATGCTTTAGTTGATTtttgattgtatttaacagctattctacagctatatgccaggtttaatatataaattgttttaggctttgtttttgttttatgtagtttaactttggtTTAGAATAACCAAATAATGCTGTTTATAGCTGTGAGTTTTGGCAGTGatgaaatgccttgtatgttgtatactttacatggaaaatacattaaggaacagtagcaccaaaatatgaaagcggTTTAAACTAATTAACATGTACAAGTTACTTAACAaacaacagataaaacaccattgtattggacagggcttatctgttatctgctaagtatcctgtaccttttctcctttttccagcttgaatggctgcccccatggctacacagcagcttatttatataaaccatattagtctttctgaagcaaacactccagttttaccagtgcaatgggacagtacattatattttaattacttttacagtatatactttcagtttttgatgctactggtcctttaaaaacagaaGAGTCGGAGGTACCATAAAATGAATAGTCagagttgaaggatttatgtacgAACCTCATAGCCCTGTTGCTGACATagagatttgtttttattgtatcaACTTCAATGTTTTGTCTATGAGTGAATGGATGTCAATATCAAGAatactttaagttaaaaaaaagtgcagaaaagtgTGGTACAAATTCTATTTCAACTCTAACGTGTGACCATTCTCAAGACTTTTGCATTATtatctggtgcatccctaacgcCAAAAATATCCTTGTTGAAATATGGCCTGTATACTCTGCATACAGTATGTCACAAGCAAGAGTCTATATAGTCTAAGATATTGGGAAAAGGTTAATATACATTAACACATTACAATAAACCTACAACTCTTATACTCTTAaattcttatataacattttGTGCTTTGTTCTGGCTTGCTTGGGCATTGTTGTCCATAAAACAATCTGCTGGATTATAGTTCGTTTTCTAACTAACTGCAATCAATTAAATGAATTAGGGTCACTTTCTCCACTAGACTGTCTACTAGTTTGCACTACATGTTGGAAGTTGTCTCTAGTGCTGTCCAAGAATTATTAGAAATGCTGACCATgaatataaaacatgttttaagcAAGCATTTAATGAAAAAGGAGAAGATgcctaaaataacataaaaatttgcaaatttgacaTGTGAGAGAAGAACTTTGGCCATACGGAATGATTTATGTTACAGGGTTTTAAATGTAATTGAGAGGTTATTTTTAAAAGCACCCTTGAGCCTTGAGTCCCAACCAGAAAATATTTTAGCTGATATCTGGCAAATCTATGATTGCTTTAGAAAGTACAAACAGTGCAGTGGGAATAGAAAAGGATTTTTAAAGCCATTGTAATCTAAAGGAACAATAAAGAGTTATGTGTGTTTATACAGGAGTGATGACACAGGCTAATGGCAAAACATCCTTAATAGCTGCTGTCGTCTTTTAACTTTTCTATCTTTCTTTCCTGAAAGCATAACTGATGGGAGAACAGGCTACCAAATACTCCCCAAGACTTTTTTATTACCAAATTTATCAAATAAGCAAAGAGCGACAAGAAAAATTCTTCTGTTCTAGGTATATATTCTGTTTTCTGAAGTGGATCCACCTCGAGTACTTGCTCAATTGATTTTAATCTGATCCACCTGTGTGTGCACTCACACAGCAGATCGTATGTGGGTGTCAGCTCAAATACGTGAAAGGAGGCATCTCTGGTCTGATCTCTGCTGCGTGCACACGCTGatggatcagattcaaatcaattgagCAGGGACGCGGAGCAGATCCACATTTCTCAGtcagcaaaaatatgcaggctcgGAATAGTGGAGCCCTTCAGCCCGTGTGCCCACAGCCTAAAAAGTAATATGAATAAAGGAACCACCAATATACAGCAAAAAACCTATTTGCTTAATccgtttaaaggggtgggttatTGTTGGcatcattatataaaaatatatttggcaATCAATTCTTGACTAAATCCATGTCTAAAATAGTTTTGTACTGACAAGGacaaataataactaataataaaatatggcCCGTTGTTAGCTATCTATAAAATGTTCCTGTTATTTCATTGCCTTTTAAGAAACTGCTTAGTGAAATGACCTCGTCCCCTATCTTTTTGCACCCTGATGAAGCATGAACATTTTGAGCTTTTCAGAAAAGCAACATTGGATAGCAGTTGAGTGCCTCACAAGGGCATAGAATCAACATTCATTTCGACATTACCAGACAAAATATGAGGTATTTTAAAAggccaatatactgtacactaaggggccgattcactaagggtcgaatatcgagggttaattaaccctcgatattcgactaggaattaaaatccttcgacttcgaatatcgaagtcgaaggatttaacgcagatagttcgatcgtaactatccaacaatcgaaggaatatccttcgatcaaaaaaagttaggcaagcctatggggaccttccccataggctaacattgacttcggtagcttttagatggcgaactagggggtcgaagttttttttaaagagacagtactttgactatcgaatggtcgaatagtcgaacgatttttactacgaatccttcgattcgaagtcatagtcgtagttgaaggtcgaagtagcccattcgattgtcgaagtagcccaaataaaaacttcaaaattcgaagttttttaccttcaaatccttcactcgaagttagtgaatcggcccctaacattATGTAACCAATAGTATACTGACAGATTTTTGCACCTCTTCTACACTGCTTCCAATATGACCAACATCTTTTGGAACATTTCCTGCTGAGTTCCAAGCTGTCTCCAGAAGCAATAAGGATTTGTAGGGAGAGAGCACATTTTTATGGGTGATCAAAGGCAACCAAATAGAACATTATCATGTGCAATGCCCAGTGTCAACTGGATTGGTGTAGTTTTATCAGTCTGTGCGATACATTATAAAAGCTATACTTTTGTAATGAAAACAATAAGCAGAGTGCATTTTAAAATCAAGGCAATGGAGATCAGGCTGGACTGTGCACTGCACCTTCTTTACTGTTAAAgaatcattaaaggacaaggaaaggcaaaaaaataaaatcccatttctactttctttaatgaaaaagaaacctatctccaatatactttaattaaaaaatgtgtaccgtttttataagaaatagtATAGCTAGCTATCAGTGACCGGATGTCTCGTGTTAACGTTATTATATAATGACAAAAAAGTCTTTTTGTATCATGCAGATTTATTAATGACAATAATAACTTTCTTTTCCTCACCTGGAGTTGATTTAGAGCCTGGCTTTTGTATTAAACCTCTTGCTCGTATAACTTCCACTTCTAACTGCCCCTTTTTATCTACCATTCCAATCTGAATAtcccctgaaaaaaaacattttattatttatagccaTTACAGCAGTTTACAGTGAAGAAAAGGGCCACATTAGTTAATGAGATCCAAACATTCTCAAACCACCAGTAAGGAACAagtataaaaacagttttttatggAAGCTGGaatcaaaaaaacactttgtattAGATGCTATGTGGATACAGAACTTAAATATACGGTCTGTTTGATGTTTCTTGAATAATAACGCAACACATGTTACGATTTATCATATATAAATACTTCTActgctttcatttttataatcATAATTCATTAAGTTCTCATACAGGCAGTTCTTGCTTAGAAAAGTTTATGCATTTGTCCTCCTGTTTCAAACAACAAAATATGTCAAAAAGCAGCTCCTTCTTACCCATTGCTGGAGTTGCTAACGTTTGTCTGCCTACAAGTTGTGCTGGTCCTAGTCCATCCAGAAAATCGCTGAATTGGCTATCAACCCCCAATCTCACCCCTGGAAAAATTAAACTGCCaaggaaaaacaaacacattaatattttgagtTATGCacagaaataattttattatGTAACAATTCATTCAAACTCTTGTTAGCGTCACCGTTTTTGACTGGTGCTCATTGCAAATAGTTCTGTGAACAGCTATGCCTCATATAAAAGCACCTAAAAAGCATAATAATACTTATAATCATAAATAAAAGCAGAAAGATGAGGGCCttgtatttagggggttatttactaagctccaaatacgcgaacatttttttgtgttataataggcttttaaaaaaaaatcaaaacatttttggaatttattaaaccctgagagcTAAAAAGCTTGCatttaaaaacacagcatttcaaacctgtcgagatagcataaaagtcaatgggaacagtcccattgatttttggttgtgtcgggggttttgggcaatttcatgatgttttcggagcttgcgggtgaaaactctgaaaaattcagagttttcggggaaaatcgtgaaaatgagagcttttcccgcaaaggtaattttcaggtaaatgtaata
The genomic region above belongs to Xenopus laevis strain J_2021 chromosome 5L, Xenopus_laevis_v10.1, whole genome shotgun sequence and contains:
- the LOC108704156 gene encoding regulating synaptic membrane exocytosis protein 1 isoform X13, with protein sequence MAAEMRSRMVRQPSRESTDGSINSYSSEGNLIFPGVRLGVDSQFSDFLDGLGPAQLVGRQTLATPAMGDIQIGMVDKKGQLEVEVIRARGLIQKPGSKSTPAPYVKVYLLENGACVAKKKTRIARKTLDPLYQQNLAFEESPHGKVLQVIVWGDYGRMDHKSFMGVAQILLEELDLSSVVIGWYKLFPPSSLVDPTLTPLTRRASQSSLESSTGPPSIRS